A genomic region of Ficedula albicollis isolate OC2 chromosome 12, FicAlb1.5, whole genome shotgun sequence contains the following coding sequences:
- the LOC101812053 gene encoding acanthoscurrin-2-like, translating into MVVSLGDLGFGGLGDLGFGGLGDLGFGGLGDLGFGGLGDLGFGGLGDLGFGGLGDLGFGGLGDLGFGGLGDLGFGGLGDLGFGGLGDLGFGGLGDLGFGGLGDLGFGGLGDLGFGANIPQQLWGNVPGLWGNILQWG; encoded by the exons GTCTGGGGGACCTGGGCTTTGGGG GTCTGGGGGACCTGGGCTTTGGGG GTCTGGGGGACCTGGGCTTTGGGG GTCTGGGGGACCTGGGCTTTGGGG GTCTGGGGGACCTGGGCTTTGGGG GTCTGGGGGACCTGGGCTTTGGGG GTCTGGGGGACCTGGGCTTTGGGG GTCTGGGGGACCTGGGCTTTGGGG GTCTGGGGGACCTGGGCTTTGGGG GTCTGGGGGACCTGGGCTTTGGGG GTCTGGGGGACCTGGGCTTTGGGG GTCTGGGGGACCTGGGCTTTGGGG GTCTGGGGGACCTGGGCTTTGGGG GTCTGGGGGACCTGGGCTTTGGGGCTaacatcccacagcagctctgggggaacGTCCCAGGGCTTTGGGGGAACATCCTGCAGTGGGGCTGA